In Methylovirgula sp., a single genomic region encodes these proteins:
- a CDS encoding low molecular weight phosphatase family protein gives MSPVDAPQKPAWRPQSILFVCSENSVRSPMAEALARKISGNKIYVASVGLRRGRIDDFAATVLREIGIEGGIRAPRALEDFEDEAFDLVVSLTPEARDRIAEFARGAPTTLVYWPTPDPTVVEGSRENVLDAYRGVRDGLVRRIRDLVGTETA, from the coding sequence GTGTCCCCAGTCGATGCACCGCAAAAACCCGCGTGGCGACCGCAATCCATCCTCTTCGTCTGTTCGGAAAACAGCGTCCGTTCGCCCATGGCCGAAGCATTGGCGCGTAAGATTTCCGGCAACAAGATCTATGTTGCTTCGGTCGGCTTGCGGCGGGGACGGATCGATGATTTTGCGGCGACGGTCTTACGCGAAATCGGGATCGAAGGTGGCATACGGGCACCGCGCGCGCTGGAAGACTTCGAGGACGAGGCTTTCGATCTCGTCGTCAGCCTGACGCCGGAAGCGCGCGATCGTATCGCGGAGTTCGCCCGCGGCGCCCCGACGACACTTGTCTACTGGCCGACTCCCGATCCAACGGTCGTAGAGGGTTCGCGGGAGAATGTCCTGGACGCTTACCGAGGCGTGCGGGACGGGCTCGTCCGGCGCATTCGAGACTTGGTCGGAACCGAAACTGCCTGA
- the hisD gene encoding histidinol dehydrogenase: MPQRLDTRSPDFGTAFAALLASKRESAVDVDQAVQKIIADVVADGDKALIAYSKKFDRVDLAEVGLEVSAEEIAAAEQAAAPEALAALRLAHERIISFHERQRPSDVIFTDPLGVELGWRWSAIEAVGLYVPGGTASYPSSVLMNAVPAKVAGVARLVMVVPAPDGLIAPLVLAAAKLAGVDEIYRVGGAQAIAALAHGTQTIAPVAKIVGPGNAYVAAAKRRVFGTVGIDMIAGPSEVLVIADDSANADWIAADLLAQAEHDTAAQSILITDSAALANAVAAAVERQLASLPRVAIASASWRDHGAIIEVAELSEALPLANRLAPEHLEIITRDADVLASHVKNAGAIFIGAHTPEAIGDYVGGSNHVLPTARSARFSSGLGVLDFMKRTSILKCSPESLAALGPAAIALGKAEGLDAHARSVAFRLGLTNS; encoded by the coding sequence ATGCCGCAACGGCTCGACACGCGCAGCCCCGATTTCGGGACGGCCTTTGCCGCCTTGCTGGCGTCGAAGCGCGAGTCGGCGGTCGATGTCGATCAGGCCGTTCAGAAAATCATCGCCGATGTCGTTGCCGATGGCGACAAGGCGCTTATCGCCTATTCGAAAAAGTTCGACCGCGTCGACCTCGCCGAGGTCGGGCTCGAGGTCTCCGCCGAAGAGATTGCAGCAGCCGAACAGGCCGCCGCCCCCGAGGCGCTGGCTGCCCTGAGGCTGGCGCACGAGCGAATCATTTCGTTTCACGAGCGCCAGCGTCCCAGCGACGTCATTTTCACCGATCCGCTTGGCGTCGAACTCGGCTGGCGGTGGAGTGCAATTGAGGCTGTTGGGCTTTACGTCCCGGGCGGAACAGCCAGCTATCCGTCCTCTGTCCTGATGAATGCCGTGCCGGCGAAAGTCGCCGGTGTCGCGCGGCTGGTTATGGTCGTGCCGGCACCAGATGGCCTGATCGCGCCGCTGGTGCTTGCTGCCGCCAAGCTCGCCGGTGTCGATGAAATTTACCGCGTCGGCGGCGCGCAGGCGATCGCCGCGCTGGCGCACGGCACGCAAACCATTGCGCCCGTCGCAAAGATCGTCGGACCCGGAAACGCCTATGTCGCCGCCGCCAAGCGCCGTGTCTTCGGCACCGTCGGCATCGACATGATTGCCGGACCATCGGAGGTGCTCGTCATCGCCGACGACAGCGCCAATGCGGATTGGATCGCCGCCGATCTCCTGGCCCAGGCGGAGCATGACACCGCCGCGCAATCGATTCTGATCACCGACAGTGCGGCTCTTGCAAACGCCGTCGCGGCGGCGGTCGAGCGCCAGCTTGCGAGCCTGCCGCGCGTCGCGATCGCTTCAGCGAGTTGGCGCGACCACGGCGCGATCATCGAAGTCGCCGAGCTCAGCGAAGCCCTGCCGTTGGCGAACCGCCTCGCGCCGGAACATCTCGAAATCATCACACGCGACGCGGATGTGCTCGCCAGTCATGTGAAGAATGCCGGCGCGATCTTCATCGGCGCCCATACGCCGGAAGCGATCGGCGATTATGTCGGCGGCTCGAACCATGTGTTGCCGACGGCGCGTTCGGCGCGTTTTTCGTCCGGCCTCGGCGTGCTCGATTTCATGAAGCGTACGTCGATTCTGAAATGTTCGCCCGAAAGCCTCGCTGCGCTCGGTCCGGCGGCGATTGCGCTGGGCAAGGCCGAAGGCCTCGACGCCCATGCGCGCTCTGTCGCCTTTCGGCTTGGCCTGACGAACTCATGA
- a CDS encoding alpha/beta fold hydrolase, whose protein sequence is MRIAYLLAAFIFFTVPAAAQGRFYDAPRIDALGKPGTLVRSQAMEGAPLNAAAWRVLYRSTSFDGKPILVSGVIIVPQGAPPPGGRPIVAWAHPTSGIVPRCAPSLALFIFQQIQGLRTMVRDGYVVAATDYPGLGTPGPHPYLVGLSEARAVIDSVRVARSMPGAGDGSRFVIWGHSQGGHAALFTGLIAKTYAPELTLLGVAAAAPASELAALMDDDLDTIAGKNITAMTLWSWQRVYGAPMGRVVDPRAMPAIDKLARECIEGPWDISTRNRTTRPLEQHFLTVAHPADVQPWRDLLAKNTPGPLPPDLPVFLAQGLDDAVIRPAVTQDYFNKLCKGGSKARLFLMPGVGHGGAAMHSALEAVAWITDRFAGKTAPNDCGK, encoded by the coding sequence ATGCGCATCGCATATTTGCTGGCGGCCTTCATCTTCTTCACCGTGCCAGCCGCGGCGCAAGGCCGATTCTATGATGCGCCGCGCATCGATGCGCTCGGCAAACCTGGCACGCTTGTGCGCTCGCAGGCGATGGAGGGTGCGCCGCTCAATGCTGCCGCTTGGCGCGTGCTTTATCGGTCGACGAGTTTCGACGGCAAGCCGATCCTTGTCTCCGGCGTGATCATCGTGCCGCAAGGCGCGCCGCCGCCGGGCGGCCGGCCGATCGTCGCCTGGGCGCATCCGACATCCGGCATCGTGCCGCGCTGCGCGCCCTCGCTGGCGCTCTTCATCTTTCAGCAGATTCAGGGCCTGCGCACGATGGTCCGCGACGGCTATGTCGTCGCGGCGACGGACTATCCCGGCCTCGGCACGCCGGGGCCGCATCCCTATCTCGTCGGGCTGAGCGAGGCGCGCGCCGTCATCGACAGCGTGCGTGTTGCGCGCAGCATGCCGGGCGCAGGCGATGGCAGTCGCTTCGTTATCTGGGGCCATTCGCAGGGTGGCCACGCGGCGCTGTTCACCGGCCTCATCGCCAAGACCTATGCGCCGGAGCTGACTCTTCTCGGCGTCGCTGCCGCTGCGCCGGCAAGCGAACTCGCGGCGCTGATGGACGACGATCTTGATACGATCGCCGGAAAGAACATCACGGCGATGACGCTGTGGTCCTGGCAGCGGGTCTATGGCGCACCGATGGGTCGAGTCGTCGATCCGCGCGCTATGCCGGCAATCGACAAGCTCGCGCGGGAATGCATCGAAGGGCCGTGGGATATTTCGACCCGCAACCGGACGACGCGGCCGCTGGAGCAGCACTTTCTGACCGTCGCGCATCCGGCCGATGTGCAGCCCTGGCGCGATCTCCTGGCGAAGAACACGCCCGGCCCGCTGCCGCCCGATCTTCCGGTGTTCCTCGCGCAAGGTCTCGACGATGCGGTCATCCGGCCGGCGGTAACGCAGGATTATTTTAACAAGCTCTGCAAGGGTGGCAGCAAAGCACGGCTCTTTCTGATGCCGGGCGTCGGCCACGGCGGCGCGGCGATGCACAGCGCGCTGGAGGCTGTTGCCTGGATAACGGACCGCTTTGCTGGCAAGACGGCGCCGAACGACTGCGGGAAGTAA
- a CDS encoding DUF4403 family protein: MSRAAAHLRATAALLFATLLCTSARADEVPPVSPDKSAPLVTPSRVSATVEFSIPVLARDVERDVPRRLATFDERIQCVHRRVFVFRVRANCDIEGYVERTGPISLYGRGDAIIGSTPIFGTVSGQGANRFTRRIHGEAEAGVTVEAEARPMLRHDWSLDLRLSDSFHWTEPPVLHVLGRDIQLARYVEPRIREQLARVRGRAAEAVRRLDLHGKAATVWHHAFDPVQLADNPPVWLQLVPQSAAFAGVRADRRVLWGSLEIQGNATTTVGAAPAPVAATPLPPLGRDVQAPGKFEVILPVHVGYDFLSQKFKDAAAAQLKGDYTLRDVKIYPSNGKIIIGLKIAKNEDTAPDAGKWFYLSATPKIDPDTQTLQFPDLAALAAKAEAMAQASGNADLVDRLRQAKILYQEAYQRLLAAANQRLTRPLKDGFRMEGHLDSAKLDHVSLLQDGISIALRMSGNLKILYGL; this comes from the coding sequence ATGAGTAGAGCGGCGGCGCATCTTCGGGCTACGGCGGCGCTTCTCTTTGCGACGCTTTTATGTACGTCCGCCCGCGCGGACGAGGTACCGCCGGTCAGTCCCGACAAGTCGGCGCCACTCGTTACGCCGTCGCGTGTCTCGGCGACCGTTGAATTCAGCATCCCTGTGCTTGCCCGAGATGTCGAGCGCGATGTGCCGCGGCGGCTGGCGACTTTCGACGAGCGCATCCAGTGTGTTCACCGGCGCGTTTTTGTGTTCCGTGTCCGCGCGAATTGCGACATAGAGGGTTACGTCGAGCGCACCGGCCCCATCTCGCTCTATGGCCGCGGCGATGCGATCATCGGCTCGACTCCGATCTTCGGCACCGTGAGCGGGCAGGGCGCGAACAGGTTCACACGGCGCATCCATGGGGAGGCCGAGGCGGGCGTGACGGTCGAGGCGGAAGCGCGGCCGATGCTGCGGCACGATTGGTCGCTCGATCTTCGCCTGAGCGACAGTTTCCATTGGACTGAGCCGCCCGTGCTTCATGTGCTCGGGCGCGATATTCAGCTCGCGCGTTATGTCGAGCCGCGCATCCGCGAACAGCTCGCGCGGGTGCGAGGCCGCGCCGCCGAGGCGGTGCGCCGGCTCGATCTGCACGGCAAGGCCGCGACCGTCTGGCATCATGCTTTCGACCCGGTTCAGCTTGCCGACAATCCGCCGGTCTGGCTGCAGCTCGTCCCGCAGAGCGCCGCCTTCGCCGGCGTGCGCGCCGATCGCCGCGTGCTGTGGGGGTCGCTTGAGATTCAGGGCAATGCCACGACCACCGTTGGTGCCGCACCGGCGCCGGTCGCCGCCACGCCTCTGCCGCCGCTCGGCCGCGATGTGCAAGCGCCGGGCAAATTCGAGGTCATCCTGCCGGTGCATGTCGGCTACGATTTCCTGAGCCAGAAGTTCAAGGATGCGGCCGCGGCCCAACTGAAGGGCGATTACACGTTGCGTGACGTCAAGATCTATCCATCGAACGGCAAGATCATCATCGGCTTGAAAATCGCGAAGAACGAGGACACGGCGCCGGATGCCGGCAAATGGTTTTATCTTTCCGCGACGCCGAAGATTGATCCCGATACGCAGACCTTGCAGTTTCCTGATTTGGCCGCCCTCGCCGCGAAGGCCGAGGCGATGGCGCAGGCGAGCGGCAATGCTGACCTCGTCGATCGGCTGCGGCAAGCGAAGATCCTCTATCAGGAAGCCTATCAACGCCTGCTTGCCGCCGCGAACCAGCGTCTGACGCGGCCTTTGAAGGATGGCTTCCGCATGGAAGGCCATCTCGACTCCGCCAAGCTCGATCACGTCTCCTTGTTGCAGGACGGGATCAGCATTGCGCTGCGCATGAGCGGCAATCTCAAAATTCTCTACGGCCTCTGA
- a CDS encoding glutathione peroxidase has product MASIYDFSAKTLDGNEKSLADFRGQVVLVVNTASKCGFTPQYEGLETLYKDLHTRGFEILGFPCNQFGGQEPGNEQDIGQFCTLNYGVTFPMFAKIDVNGSDAHPLYKFLKEAKKGIAGTAAIKWNFTKFLVDREGNVVERFAPNVKPAEIEPEVTRLL; this is encoded by the coding sequence ATGGCCTCGATTTACGATTTTTCGGCCAAGACATTGGACGGCAACGAGAAATCGCTTGCCGATTTCCGCGGGCAGGTGGTGCTCGTCGTCAATACCGCGAGCAAATGCGGGTTCACGCCGCAATATGAGGGGCTTGAGACCCTATATAAGGATTTGCACACTAGGGGCTTCGAGATTCTGGGCTTTCCGTGCAACCAATTCGGTGGCCAGGAACCGGGCAACGAGCAGGACATCGGCCAGTTCTGCACGCTGAATTACGGCGTGACTTTCCCGATGTTCGCGAAAATCGACGTCAATGGCAGCGACGCCCATCCGCTCTATAAATTCCTCAAGGAGGCGAAAAAGGGCATTGCCGGCACGGCGGCGATCAAGTGGAACTTCACCAAATTCCTGGTCGACAGGGAAGGCAATGTGGTCGAGCGGTTCGCCCCCAATGTCAAGCCGGCCGAGATCGAACCCGAAGTGACGCGCCTCCTCTAG
- a CDS encoding phage tail protein has product MSFLRTNQPVATPVYTGLQLQTSSNAIPIAISYGVTKIAPNIIWTGGFRSNGGGGKGGGKGGVVGKGASNATYSAATMLAVCEGPVGGISAVFDNATITSLSSVASLPTPSFFNGATPQSAWTFLPASQALGYNGTAIVADSDAALGSAATLDSYSFEVQGVLQGTGFNGYDADPAFVIQDFLTNAQYGVGFPAASIAATTLLGASGDASYQSYCKAAGLALSPGVVSQETANSILTRWLQLTNTAAVWSDGMLKFIPYGDTPLTGPQFTGGAIGFSTSAASQSTSFVVSPQVQTGTWSFTPNVTPIYNLGDDDFIYDDGTDPVQVDRSDPYAASNWQELEISQRSNFYDATPIIAFDQNAIELYGLRIAGTITAHEICDPGIAQTAAQLILQRTLYIRNHYTFKLSWEYCLLEPMDIVTLTDANLGLQNVAVRVVEIDEDSDGLLTVRAEEFPAGVASAVAYPVQQATSVGGISAGAASGSANTPTIFEPPSALSGGTPQVWAAVSGGANWGGCNVFASLDDATYTQIGRITGGANQGVLTAALPVPGAANPDATNTLAVGLAESDGVLTSTSASPAHNAVTLCIVDGELLSFETATLVGSNAYNLTTLYRGLYGTPAVAHVSGAPFARLDNSIFKFDLPPNYIGQIVYLKFQGFNLLGQQTQDLSVCAVYGFAPAGAGVGNPIMAQLASGIALDLGVVTQSPSAAGDFGATNSAILDGADLGTAP; this is encoded by the coding sequence GTGAGCTTTCTGCGCACGAATCAGCCGGTTGCGACGCCGGTCTATACCGGTCTGCAATTGCAGACCTCAAGCAACGCAATCCCCATCGCCATTTCTTACGGCGTAACGAAGATTGCGCCGAATATCATCTGGACCGGTGGCTTTCGCTCCAACGGTGGCGGCGGAAAAGGCGGGGGCAAGGGCGGCGTGGTCGGCAAGGGCGCGTCGAACGCGACTTATAGCGCCGCTACAATGCTCGCGGTTTGCGAAGGGCCCGTCGGCGGGATCAGCGCGGTCTTCGACAATGCGACGATCACGTCATTGTCGAGCGTCGCTTCCCTGCCGACGCCGTCTTTCTTCAATGGTGCCACGCCGCAATCCGCATGGACCTTTCTGCCTGCCAGCCAGGCGCTCGGCTATAACGGCACGGCTATCGTCGCCGATTCTGATGCCGCGCTCGGCTCTGCCGCGACACTCGACAGCTATTCGTTCGAGGTGCAAGGCGTTCTGCAGGGCACGGGTTTCAATGGGTATGACGCCGATCCAGCGTTTGTCATCCAGGATTTCTTGACCAATGCGCAATATGGCGTCGGCTTTCCGGCCGCCAGTATCGCGGCCACGACCTTGCTCGGCGCGAGCGGCGATGCATCCTATCAGTCCTATTGCAAGGCCGCGGGCCTCGCGCTGTCGCCGGGCGTGGTCTCGCAGGAAACCGCCAATTCGATCCTGACGCGCTGGCTCCAGCTCACCAATACGGCCGCCGTCTGGTCGGACGGTATGCTGAAATTCATTCCCTATGGCGATACGCCGCTTACCGGCCCGCAATTCACCGGGGGCGCCATCGGCTTCTCGACCAGCGCCGCATCGCAATCGACATCCTTTGTCGTCAGTCCGCAAGTGCAGACCGGAACATGGTCGTTCACGCCAAACGTCACGCCGATCTACAATCTCGGCGATGATGATTTCATCTACGACGATGGTACCGATCCGGTGCAAGTCGATCGCAGCGATCCTTATGCCGCGTCGAATTGGCAGGAATTGGAGATCAGCCAGCGCAGCAATTTCTATGACGCGACGCCGATTATCGCTTTTGATCAGAACGCAATTGAACTCTACGGCTTGCGCATCGCCGGTACGATCACTGCGCATGAAATCTGTGATCCGGGCATAGCGCAGACGGCGGCGCAGCTCATTCTTCAGCGTACGCTTTACATCCGCAATCACTACACGTTCAAGCTCTCCTGGGAATATTGCCTGCTAGAGCCGATGGATATCGTCACGCTGACCGATGCCAATCTTGGCCTGCAAAACGTCGCGGTTCGTGTCGTCGAGATCGACGAAGATTCAGATGGACTGCTAACGGTCCGCGCCGAAGAATTTCCGGCCGGTGTCGCGAGCGCGGTGGCCTATCCCGTCCAACAGGCAACGTCCGTCGGTGGCATTTCCGCTGGCGCCGCGTCGGGTTCGGCGAACACGCCGACCATTTTTGAGCCGCCCAGCGCCTTGAGCGGTGGGACACCCCAAGTTTGGGCGGCTGTCTCCGGCGGCGCGAATTGGGGCGGCTGCAATGTCTTCGCGTCGCTCGACGATGCGACCTATACGCAGATCGGACGCATCACCGGCGGAGCCAATCAAGGCGTTTTAACCGCCGCGCTTCCCGTGCCCGGCGCAGCTAACCCCGACGCCACGAATACGCTCGCCGTCGGCCTCGCGGAGAGTGACGGCGTGCTCACGAGCACGTCGGCGAGTCCTGCGCACAACGCGGTGACGCTCTGCATTGTCGATGGAGAGCTTTTGTCTTTTGAAACCGCGACGCTTGTCGGCAGTAATGCCTATAATTTGACGACGCTCTATCGTGGCCTTTATGGCACGCCCGCTGTCGCGCATGTTTCGGGCGCGCCCTTCGCGCGGCTCGATAATTCCATTTTCAAATTCGATCTGCCGCCCAATTACATCGGCCAGATTGTCTATCTCAAATTCCAGGGCTTCAATCTGCTTGGGCAGCAGACGCAGGATCTCTCGGTCTGCGCGGTCTACGGCTTCGCGCCCGCCGGCGCAGGGGTCGGCAACCCGATTATGGCGCAGCTTGCCAGCGGCATCGCGCTCGATCTCGGCGTAGTGACGCAGTCTCCGTCCGCCGCCGGCGATTTCGGCGCGACGAACAGCGCCATTCTCGACGGCGCGGATCTCGGTACAGCACCCTAA
- a CDS encoding N-acetylmuramoyl-L-alanine amidase encodes MTFLAEPKAYTPAEFATFVDALAWHGWRPSFITLHNTGVPSLATWMDPAHSAQQRIVSQKHYERDILHWHSGVHLFVAQDLIWNLCDLTQVGVSVSCWNHLTLGIEMVGDYAAESFESGPGAQVRDNAVAALAVLHRKLGLRPDGFRLGVRGLHFHKECGRDHHDCPGRNVVKADVVARVLAQMAAMEKAVTS; translated from the coding sequence ATGACGTTTCTCGCCGAGCCCAAGGCATACACCCCGGCCGAATTCGCGACTTTTGTTGACGCGCTGGCGTGGCACGGATGGCGCCCGAGCTTCATCACTTTGCACAATACCGGCGTGCCGAGCCTCGCCACGTGGATGGATCCGGCCCATTCGGCCCAGCAGCGAATTGTGTCGCAAAAGCACTATGAGCGCGACATTTTACACTGGCACTCGGGGGTCCATTTGTTTGTGGCACAGGATTTGATTTGGAATCTCTGTGATCTGACGCAGGTCGGTGTCTCTGTCTCGTGCTGGAATCATCTGACGCTCGGGATTGAGATGGTCGGGGATTATGCGGCGGAAAGTTTTGAGAGCGGGCCGGGCGCGCAAGTCCGCGATAATGCGGTAGCCGCCCTCGCAGTTTTACATCGCAAGCTTGGATTGCGGCCGGATGGCTTCAGGCTTGGCGTACGCGGATTGCATTTTCACAAAGAATGCGGCCGCGATCATCATGATTGTCCGGGGAGGAATGTGGTCAAGGCCGACGTCGTCGCACGCGTTCTCGCGCAAATGGCTGCAATGGAAAAAGCAGTCACTTCGTGA
- a CDS encoding UPF0262 family protein yields MSAKEPRRNRLLSVTLDETSIGRGTSDQEHERQIAIYDLVEENDFGLPDRDDGPYALKISLHDAKLALEISSESGEVLAAHILSLTPFRSLLKDYFLICESYYDAIRTATRAQIEAIDMGRRGLHDEAATLLQERLKGKIVCDLDTARRIFTLVTALHWKG; encoded by the coding sequence ATGAGCGCGAAGGAGCCCCGGCGAAATCGTCTCTTGTCGGTGACGCTCGACGAGACTTCGATTGGCCGCGGCACATCCGATCAGGAGCACGAACGCCAGATCGCGATCTACGATCTCGTCGAAGAAAACGACTTCGGCCTGCCGGATCGTGACGATGGCCCGTATGCGCTGAAAATATCGCTACACGATGCCAAACTCGCCCTCGAAATTTCCAGCGAATCGGGCGAGGTCCTCGCTGCTCATATTTTGTCGCTGACGCCATTCCGCAGCCTGCTGAAGGATTATTTTCTGATCTGCGAGAGCTATTACGATGCCATTCGCACGGCGACGCGGGCGCAGATCGAGGCCATCGACATGGGGCGGCGCGGACTTCACGACGAAGCGGCGACGCTGTTGCAGGAACGACTCAAAGGCAAGATTGTCTGCGATCTCGATACCGCGCGGCGCATCTTCACGCTGGTCACGGCTCTGCACTGGAAGGGTTAA